In Melospiza melodia melodia isolate bMelMel2 chromosome 9, bMelMel2.pri, whole genome shotgun sequence, the genomic window GGCCTGGAGTTTTGTTCTTTTGGCAGTGAGGCCGAATACTTCCTGCTTCAGCTCCTCAAGCTTCAGAATATCCCCCATGACTTCTCCGTTCTGCTGAGCACTACACTCTCCCAGCTTGGCCAGCTGGTCTTCCAGCAGAGAAATCTCTCCCTGGAGAATCTCTATTCTCTCTTCCTCGTGTTCCTTTTCATGAAGGGCAGCATGTAGCTTGTTCTTCAGTTGTCCCTGTGACTGTGCCAGGGCAATTACTGTGTGActgtgcactggaacagattgcccagagaggctgtggagtctccctcacaaGAGATATTCAGGAACCATCTGAATGTGATGCTGGTGACATCTGCTCTAGGATGAACCTGCTTAAACAGGGAGGCTGGAACAGATGACCCACAGGTCTGTTCCCACCTCACCTGTGGTGTGGGGCTGTTCCCTTTGCACTAAGTGCTGTACAACAGCCTGGACCATGGTTCTGCCACTCAGGGATGGGCAGGACACAACCAGAGCCTCACCCAGGCACCACTGTCCACCCTTTATTAACCATTCCTTGCACCCTGCCCAGTACACTTAGGGTCCTTGGAAGGCTGCTCGCCGCGGCCcagctgctcagcactgctgcatgGAGCCCGAGCCCCTCTTGGCCCCGCAGTCACCCTCCTGCTTCTTCTCCGCGATCCTACGGGCAAGAGCTGTGTGTTAGCGGCGTGGCCCGGCCGCACTTCCCCCGGTTGCCCCGCCTCCGCGGCCCGTACCTACCGAAGGTGTTCGAAGCGCCGTAGCGCGGCCATCCCACCGCCGGGCTGGGCTGTCCGTCGCCGCCGGAGCCGCCGCAGGGCCCGCGCCATGCGCCGCTGGCCCGCGTACCGCCAGACGAGGCGGGCGCGCTCCTCGGGCCGCTCGGCCCCGCCGCTCCGGAACAGGCTCCGCAGCTCTCGCAGCCCCACGCCCTGGAAGATGTTGGCCGAGGCCCGCTTGCGGGCGCGGGCTGCGGGCGCCGGCCGTCCCGGAGAGTCGCTCACCACCGAGGCCGGAGTGCCCATGGCCCTGGCCGCTGCGGGCACCGAACAGTCGGCGTCAGGCTCCGGTCTCGCCGCCCGGTCCGGTCCGCCTCCCCCGGGATCCGGCGCGGATGCCCAGTGAGGAAGGGGGGCCGTCGGGTTAAGGGCGGTCCGGGATGCCGGGCAGGGGGCCAGCCGCACAGGCGCGGCCGCCCGGGAACGCGGGAGACGCCCCGGCTCGGGCCGGGGCACGCAAGTCCGGTCCCGCCCTGCCCGGGGCGCTGGGCCCCGCCGTGACCCACTTTCGCTCCGACGCTGCCCCGCACCCACCGGCCCCTCGCACAGACCTGGCGGTGGCGGCTCCGCCTGGTGCCCGCTGCGTTCCCGGACCCGCTTCGCGCCACCGCGCCGGGGTCCCGCCACAGCCGCGCGCCCCATTCATTCACCGCAGCgtgccggccccgccccccgcgatCCCCGCCCGCCTCCCGCTGCCACGGCCAATCGGCGCCGAGGGGCGCGGCTGCCCCGCCTCGCTGGAGGCCACGTGGCAGATGACGTCACGGGCGGGGTGCGAGGCCTCGCCCCTGGGCGGGGCCCCGCCGCTCAGCACTCCGGAGGGAATCCCGGATGACGTAGGGGGAACCCCGGCGCGCGCCCCCCGCCGGCCGCCGCACGGGGTCCCGGTGCGCTGTCCCTGCGCCCCGCCGCTGGCATCGGTCGCCCTCTCCCACGTCCTCCCGCCGCCCCTCGCGCCTCGCGTTGTGGCCCGCCCCGGCGGCAGCGGGACGGGAGAGGCGCGGCGGTCCCTGCCCGACGGCGCATCCGCCGCGGCCCTCGGGTGTCCGATGGGCTGGCGGGAGGTGCGGCGGGGCGCGGAGGCggggcagggaggagaggagagaggcccCGCGCGGGGAGGACCGCTAAGTGCCAGATGTTTGGCAACAGCCAGGGAGGAAGTCGCTGCCGGGGCCCTGAGTCCCGCCCGAGCCGCGCCGGAGTAGGCAGGGCCGCGCCATGGCCCGCACGGCTCCCC contains:
- the AVPI1 gene encoding arginine vasopressin-induced protein 1, producing the protein MGTPASVVSDSPGRPAPAARARKRASANIFQGVGLRELRSLFRSGGAERPEERARLVWRYAGQRRMARALRRLRRRRTAQPGGGMAALRRFEHLRIAEKKQEGDCGAKRGSGSMQQC